One window of Botrimarina mediterranea genomic DNA carries:
- the infA gene encoding translation initiation factor IF-1, translating to MAKQKEKEEALEVEGVVTQALANTRFNVEIEGGHIVNAYIGGRMRKHYIRIVPGDRVRVELSPYDLTKGRITYRER from the coding sequence ATGGCGAAGCAGAAAGAAAAAGAAGAAGCCCTCGAAGTCGAAGGCGTGGTGACCCAGGCCCTGGCGAACACGCGTTTCAACGTCGAGATCGAAGGCGGCCACATCGTCAACGCCTACATCGGCGGCCGGATGCGTAAGCACTACATCCGGATCGTCCCGGGTGACCGGGTGCGCGTCGAGCTTTCTCCCTACGACCTGACCAAGGGCCGCATTACCTACCGCGAACGCTAA
- a CDS encoding DUF885 domain-containing protein gives MIAPAPRSRTSRRLVALATLVSLTPLAIGPAAFAQAVAAPEAPAAQAPAAVETKTIAVAALTNYNQLIKEITFLGGLGGNPNAGDWVEGMIAFFTGGRGLEGLDKNRPIGVVVQTDGAGFAPIGCLPIADLTPVLELAENFALEPIDNGDGVYELELPEQTIYFQQVGEWTFVSNTPEALAQAPADPAKDLQKLVEKYDLGVTLYSQNLPAMYRQIALEQLRQGMEEGLVQQENETEEEFQARRALAETQIAQISDLIDGLNVVTIGWSIDAEKKHTFIDAELTALEGTDLALAMTTYENATSGVTGFHRPQAAASFLTSGVTPAELLEKQKAQNEAAIEMVRSQIDKALQEQIEEGKIPDDPDVQEAIKGATSDLVDVYADMIRNGRVEVGGSLDLAGEGFDAIAAGYVPDPTKVEAAFKKLAEAAAKEPKFPGVEWAYATHAGVTLHGMTVPVPEEAGQAREALGESVRLIMGVGGERVYFAMGPRGEESLKKAIDESAAKAGQPISPPGELIVSVGQILTAAEKVAPPNAAPMIGMILSGMEDVPAGADRLIVTSEPIDGGLRVRYLLEEGVLKAIGQAAATAAAMQQQGGAPGGF, from the coding sequence GTGATTGCTCCCGCCCCGCGCTCCCGTACAAGTCGTCGCCTGGTAGCGTTGGCGACGCTCGTCTCGCTGACGCCGCTGGCGATCGGCCCCGCCGCCTTCGCGCAGGCCGTCGCCGCGCCTGAAGCGCCCGCCGCCCAGGCCCCGGCCGCCGTCGAGACCAAGACGATCGCCGTCGCCGCGCTGACCAACTACAACCAACTGATCAAGGAAATCACCTTCCTTGGCGGCCTCGGTGGCAACCCGAACGCCGGCGACTGGGTCGAGGGCATGATCGCCTTCTTCACCGGCGGCCGCGGCCTCGAAGGACTCGACAAGAACCGCCCGATCGGCGTCGTCGTCCAAACCGACGGCGCCGGCTTCGCCCCGATCGGCTGCCTGCCAATCGCCGACCTGACCCCAGTCCTTGAGCTGGCCGAGAACTTCGCCCTTGAGCCCATCGACAACGGCGACGGCGTCTACGAGCTGGAACTCCCCGAGCAGACGATCTACTTCCAGCAAGTCGGCGAGTGGACCTTCGTTTCGAACACACCCGAAGCCCTCGCTCAGGCGCCCGCCGATCCCGCAAAGGACCTGCAAAAGCTCGTCGAGAAGTACGACCTCGGCGTCACGCTCTATTCGCAGAACCTCCCCGCGATGTACCGGCAGATCGCGCTGGAGCAACTCCGCCAGGGGATGGAAGAGGGCCTCGTCCAGCAAGAGAACGAGACCGAGGAAGAGTTCCAAGCCCGCCGTGCCCTCGCCGAGACGCAGATCGCCCAGATCAGCGACCTGATCGACGGCCTCAATGTCGTGACGATCGGCTGGTCGATCGACGCCGAGAAGAAGCACACCTTCATCGACGCCGAGCTAACGGCCCTCGAAGGGACGGACCTCGCCCTGGCGATGACGACCTACGAGAACGCCACCAGCGGCGTCACGGGCTTCCACCGTCCGCAAGCGGCCGCCAGCTTCCTCACCTCGGGCGTCACGCCGGCGGAGCTGCTCGAGAAGCAGAAGGCCCAGAACGAAGCGGCCATCGAGATGGTCCGCTCGCAGATCGACAAGGCTCTCCAAGAGCAGATTGAAGAGGGCAAGATCCCCGACGACCCGGACGTGCAGGAGGCCATCAAGGGCGCCACCAGCGACCTCGTCGATGTCTACGCCGACATGATCCGCAACGGCCGCGTCGAGGTCGGCGGTTCGCTCGACTTGGCCGGTGAGGGCTTCGACGCCATCGCCGCCGGTTACGTCCCCGACCCCACGAAGGTCGAGGCCGCATTCAAGAAGCTCGCCGAAGCCGCCGCCAAGGAGCCCAAGTTCCCCGGCGTCGAATGGGCCTACGCGACCCACGCCGGCGTCACGCTCCACGGCATGACGGTCCCCGTCCCCGAAGAAGCCGGCCAGGCCCGCGAAGCGCTCGGTGAATCGGTGCGGCTGATCATGGGCGTCGGCGGCGAGCGCGTTTACTTCGCGATGGGCCCCCGCGGCGAGGAGTCGCTCAAGAAGGCGATCGACGAGTCCGCCGCCAAGGCCGGCCAGCCGATCTCGCCCCCCGGCGAGCTGATCGTCTCGGTCGGTCAAATCCTCACCGCCGCCGAGAAGGTCGCCCCGCCGAACGCCGCTCCGATGATCGGCATGATCCTCAGCGGCATGGAAGACGTCCCGGCCGGCGCCGATCGCTTGATCGTCACGAGCGAGCCGATCGACGGCGGCCTGCGGGTCCGCTACCTGCTCGAGGAGGGCGTCCTCAAGGCGATCGGCCAAGCCGCCGCCACCGCCGCCGCGATGCAGCAACAGGGCGGCGCTCCCGGCGGGTTCTGA